The DNA region GTGTGTTTAGGAACTCTTAAGCGAGCATCCATTGTTTCCTGTTTCAATGGGGGGTACAGTATATATGTGACGTGACATTAATGCCAAATTCCCATAATCATTCATCTGCATGGAAAAGAGtagaaaatacagaaatgaaatGAGACAACAATGTGTTGACCTTAATAAATGAGGCAGTGTTTTTCAATAACATTTCTTACTCCTCTTTACTCCACCCAAGGGTGGCAGTAATTCTGGAGGGCACTGTAATAGTATCTGATGATGCAGTAACATCAAACCACCTTACGTACTACCAGTGCTTGCTAAAATGCCTCTGAAAGCCCGTTAAGAGCTAAATGTCTCTTTCGGCTAAACACTTGTGCTCTGCATTCCCCAGGAACTCAAGCGCCAAGGTGAGATTTTGAAGAGGACAGAGAGAATGGTGGACAACATGGACGAGGACCTGAAGACTAGTCAGCGACACATAAACACCATCAAGAGCGTCTGGGGAGGCTTCGTCAACTACTTCAAAGCAAAGCCAGAGCCCAGTGCAGCCCCTGAGCAGCCCATTGCATATGAGCCCAGCAGCAAGTACGGCCCTGTGACATCCAGGCTAAACATGCTGCCCCTCGATGTCATTCCTGGGTTGCTGTTTCACcagaatacatttaaaaagactTTCTACGAATTAAAAATATAcgtaaaattaaaaatgatgtttaaataacTGCAGATAGTAACAAGATGAattgctgtttttctgtgagaGGACAAATGGGTGCCCTAATGTGATTTAATTATCTTTTCCAGACTCCTGGATGCGCTCAGTCAGAGCCAAGGGCACCAAGACGAATACCGACAGAGTCACCTCAACATGACCACGTCAGGTGGGGTCTCTTTCTGGTCTGACAGTCCTATTATTGTGCTTTAATGATGGTGAGATTTTTTATGCCTGATATGAACTTTGGTTTGATTTTCTTCCAAAGGGTTTGGAGCTTCTGGGATTTCCTCTGAGGAATCCATATCCAGCCAGAATGGTTACCCCAGGAACCAGCAATTAAGAGCTATTCACCAACAACTGGATGACAATTTAGGTATGATCTTTGAAAGAAAAGGATTCTATATCTGTCCCATATATAATGGAAATGTCAGAATTCCACAGTTGTGGCTAATTGTACCTGTGCTTACTATTCAgacatgttttacattttatgtgTAATACCTTGACTGGtccagtagggggtgctgttgCACTGACAGCTCCAGGGTTGTGGGCAAgtattgacataactggtacacaagtacgcATTTACCTTTAAAAGCCATACGTGCGGCAATTGATTGTTGTAGCAGCGTGAATGCATaagtattttatgtgcatttgcgccgatatgacaagaaattattgtgcattttaacctttctatgctaatttgtacttcatttgcagtatagaggttaaaatgcacagtaatttcttgtcatatcggcgcAAATGCACTTAAAATACGTATGTATTTGcactgttacaacaatcgattgccgcacatatcgcttttaaaggtgaatgtgtacttgcgtaccagttatgtcaatccctggtTATGGGTCTCAATTCTAGCTGGTTCTGTGTGCACAGTGTGCATGTGCTCAGTTAGAACAGGTTTGGtattcttgttgttgttgtttttcccaATGACAACAATCCACCTTTAATAACAATGGGTGGCACACCTCCCACATTGAAGGTTCACATCCCATATCTGGTCTGTTTGTGGCGTTTGCATACTTTCCATGTGTTTATAGGTTTAATTCCCATCCCTTGCTCTGtgtctggagtttgcatgttctccctgtgtttgtgtaggTTTGATTCCCATCCCTGGCTCTGTGCGTGGAGCttccatgttctccctgtgtttgtgtaggtttgattcccatccctggctctgtgcgtggagcttgcatgttctccctgtgtttgtgtaggTTTAATTCCCATCCCTTGTTCTGtgtctggagtttgcatgttctccctgtgtttgtgtaggtttgattcccatccctggctctgtgcgtggagcttgcatgttctccctgtgtttgtgtaggtttgattcccatccctggctctgtgcgtggagtttgcatgttctccctgtgtttgtgtaggTTTCATTCCCATCCCTGGCTCTGTgcgtggagcttgcatgttctccctgtgtttgtgtaggTTTGATTCCCATCCCTGGTtctgtgcgtggagtttgcaggttctccctgtgtttgtgtaggtttgattcccatccctggctctgtgtgtggagcttgcatgttctccctgtgtttgtgtaggTTTGATTCCCATCCCTGGCtcagtgtgtggagtttgcatatcttccctgtgtttgtgtgggtttcctccagagCAGAGTACTACAAAGCGGGTTTACTGGCTTAGTTTCTTCAGGCTTTTTACTGAGTTTCCAGTACTATAAAATAGGGCTCACTTCTAAtttaatttcttaatttatgCGGCACACCTGCCCTGTACCAAGCAGGTTTAAGTGTCGGCTTTTATATTAAACGCGCATAagtcctgccccttcaccaaaAATGTAAACACAAATTGCccttttaccaaaaaaaaacgtCACCTACATAAGGGCCATTCACCTATTTTGACTAAATAGCTGAGATGGACAATACCActgatttcatttttattctattacaaatgaaatgaaatttaatgtTTCTGCCTATCAAAAGGCGCACCTTAGTTTGGTTCATCAGTTTTCAGTGTAGATACCGCCCCATTTatgcaaacagacagacaaacccCAAGTCAACTTACTGAGTTGATAACCATCATCATAGTATCGTTTAACCCTGCTTGCAGCAATCAGGATTAGGTAACCCATCTCCATCTAGTTAACTCTGGGTATGTAAAACTCATTTAGTAGTACATCCCACAGTAGTCCAAAGTTATGAGGACAGTAACCGATGCAACTTCACTCATGCAGAGATATAGAGAAAGAAAATAATAGTTAATATTAAATGGACGGCTGGCTATTGCTGAAGCTTTATGGCTCAGCAGTGGGGCCTGGTTCCCATCCTGGAAATGTTACCAGTGTGATGATGAATTGAGAGTTTTTACAGAGGATAATGTTTTTCTCACCATCACTTTTGCTGTAAGTGTTTAAACCTAGAAGTAATCAAACATCTATGAGCACTGCTAGCAGGTATGGTGAGTTAAAGGCACTTTTGTTGAAGTTAGGCTATTTATTTGTTGATCCTTGCCTTGCCCTCACAGACGACATGAGCTTGGGTCTTGGTCGATTGAAGAACCTGGGACTAGGACTGCAGACAGAAATCGAGGACCAGGATGTCACACTGGACAGCCTGATGAACAAAGTGGACAGAACCGACAGCAAGATTAGAGCCACAAACCAGCAGATCAAAAAccttaaataaatacacaaccCATCTGGAATAATATTCAGTTCTGTACTGGGTAGTAATAAGGATTtactttgtcttttgttttttcttttttttaaaaaaaaaaacaggactgTTTTGAACCACATCCTGTATTtcaaatatgtattattttatatcCGGCTCTTAAGCAGGATTTGCCTGACTTGTTCCAAAGCCGGTGAAGATGGAATTTCAAGTGGAGTGGCTATTGTCAATTTTGCTTCCATAGAGGTCCAAAGTGTGTGAAAGATGACTAAAATCTTTTATCCAATACCCCTAATTTTACCTCTGTATGAAACACTCAAGAGAAATTTAATGTGAAACAGAAAGAACCACTTGTTTGGAGTTTTGTGAAATGTTGTATAGCACAATGCCTTACCACTGGTTCATTATTCATATGTTGTCCAGTAGCATTATAAACTGTCAATTGTAAGTATCGCTATAAACACTTTAGTAAAGAATTACTATTTCTTACTCAGAAAGCTGAATATTTATGCCTGACATTAACTAACTGCCATTGCCTTACCACCCCATACATTATGGTCACCTGACAGTGATGTTGCATCAGAAATTCTTTTGGAAAAGAAGTTGAAAATGGAAACCATTATGTCAGTTTTGACTGGAATAAAATAAGATCAATAAAAATGTGAAGATGTACTGCTTTTGATTAAGCAGTAATGAGTTTGGTTTGAGTACGATGTAGTACCACTAGTTGGTGTTCATGCAAAAATTTACACTGGTAAGTTAACTACTGTTGGGACGTCCCTGTTGTGACcgattttaaaacaaatgaacaaatgtaaaatgcaataaaaaatgtgACACCGTAAAAgatgaataaatattttttgcGATATACTGCTATACTCCAGTCACCTGACCTTGCGGGTTCTGATTGTTTTCACACAGCTGGGTTCCCTTAATTGCTCTGCCCGCATGTAAGTCACATGAGCTGTTCACAAGCATGAGAGTGACGAAGCAGATAATCATATCTGGGAGAATAATCTCTTCAGATCAGCAGGGTCAGCAGTCTGCTCCATGCCTCTGTAGTGTGAAGTGTACAGTATCATCATGGTCATTCTTTAGTTCAGTTGTTCATTTTCACTCCTCAATTTTTTTAAAGCTGGTTCTGCAAGAGGAGGAAAAGATCCAGAGTCTTTGAGGGATGGAGTTCCCCAAGTCACCATCGGAAGTGGCCCTGTTGGTCTATGGGATCACATACAGCACAGCTCTGTGTAGCTGTCTTCATGTGAGCAAACAGCAGACAGGCTGGAATTTGCTGCCTTTCAGGTCCAGTAATCCCAGAAACGACTGCTGTCAGGGTTCATCAGGCATTGGGCCAGCAGTGGCCCTTCCTGCCCTTTTGAAATATGAGTCCTGGCTCCAACAATGAGTAAGTCATGCTCAGAAGCAATGGCTGACATAAGCCCACTGTCGCCAGTGCAGCTCCTGAATTAAAGAGCTGTGCTGACTTGGTAGAGAAGctaaatgggaggggggggtactgtGCATACAGTGGTGCCAGTGCAGTTGTGACCCGAAACATTACCAGATTTTCACAAAAGTCCTAAAATTACATAAAGGAAGCCCAGCTCAGCAAAACACTATATACTACATCTCCTTTATGATCCAATGTTAAATATTCTCTGAAAAGTATCTGAACCTGTAGgattttcagttcatttaaagGGTAAATTAGTCTGGTGTTTCAGCCAATGGGAGGACAGTCAGGTGTGACTGTCACCTGCTCAGAATAACATAAACCTGGATCTTCACTGTCAAAGGTTGATCTTCACCTCACAGGTTAGTGAGACATATTCTGCTTTAAAACATTATTGCCGATGCAGCCTTTCAAACAAAAACTTTCAAAGTGtatgtttttttacattaacaTGAGTTATTGAAATATATTGTAATTGATCAAAACCAATagatatatatactgtatattcaatttaaaaaatgtaaaaattagaACACATTCATATTGATTCATTAATTTTGAAACTGCCACAGAAATACTACATATTTATCAAGCAGAAAGCAGGAAGTTTGCATTTCTGAATATAAGCCCTTCTATCAAGTCTCCCTCTGATAATAgtagatttttttcatttagaGTGCCAGCAGTTTTTCATTCTGCCATTTTGTAGCTTTTTTAGTCATTTAAATTAACCATTTCGAAACATCTTTATAGCTCACCTGCACATACGTGACACTGCCTGCTGGAATACTGACCAAACTTGTTGCAGATATCAGAACTCAGGTCTCACGTCTTCATCTGCTAACTGATGCTTTGCAGTTGCTTTCCAAATAAGTTTCAAAGCCATAAAATGATAACACTTGATGCCAGGGCAGTGCAATAAAGTGTGTCTCAGAAATGTTAATTTCACGCAAGATAGCCGGCAAGCTGCCACACCGCAAAGAATGCAGCCAAACATGTACTGATccatgtctgtctgcctgtgtatAGGAAGCCCCTGCATCTACGCTGTAATTACTGCAACAGAAGGCTTTGCTTCTGTGGTATTTATTGACATGCCATGAAAAAACTGCTCCACTACAATAAACATACACAAGTATCAGACTGCACACCAATACATATGCAAAAACAGTACATTTAGAATAAATCAGATACATACTGTATACGTGATCTGTCAGATTATTATATTGCTTAAGAATAAAATTTaggggaaaaggaaaaaaatatataaaatgccGTAACATTTGTAAGACTAGTTGCTTTGAAACATGTACTTCATCCATAAgattgtaaatgtaaattactGTGCAAATGGTAAAAGGGTTTTGACAAAATGAGGAAATGGCATTaatgtcctgtgatggagctgcaCTCTGCACAGAGCATCTCCTTCCTGGACCCAGAGCTGCATGGAAAATGCTGCAGGCTCACCATTACTCTGCACCATTACTCTGCACTGAATAGGCAGTGTTAGtgacatttgtttgtttttattgtctgtATTAATTTAATAAgcaaatttaataatttaataaatttaataagcatgtgagtatagttaaaaaaaataattgtggaCTAAAAACTAGCTATGATGGACCAGACAGTTCCAGTTGGTGAACACCAGGTGTCTTCATCAATGATAATTTCTACCAATAAATGAAGCAGTTTATTTTGAGTGCTGGTAAATCAAGAAATTAACATGGATTAAAACATGAATGAACAGAAGGAAGGCTGTCCTGTTGCAAAactgatgaatgaatgaagaatGTAGTATCTGGATTTGCTGCACTAAAGAATCACGCTATTTATTTGTGAATGAGGATAGATCTCtttcaaagcaaatatataaTATAGACATGCAAATCAAGTGGACTGATGACATTtaaatttctgttcatttttggtTAATCTTGATCATAGCTAGATATGTGGTTATAGGGATGAATTTTTCAGTCAGTTTAAGAGGATACTTTTTTTAATGGAATGTTGTAAGATATAAACCTTGAAATCAATGGAAATTTAACTCGAAGTACAACATTAACCAATAGTTTGTTAGAGAACAAACCTGGATAAATGCCTTGAGCCATACACTTTCCACTATTACCACAAAGTGTTTACATACATTCAGTACATTCatttatgaatatataaatatctGTGGAATAAAGTCTAGAATGATCAAACATTTAAAACAGAAGGAACAATGGTCACCATAGCAACATATCTCATTTATCTGACCAGTTTTTAACTGcaaggaaaatattagtcataCAATAGAATGATAGTCAAAAACCAGTGAAGACAGTGGAGCAAGAGAGGTTAACaccattaaaacaacaacaCATCCATAGTGGTAATAACACttataaaaatacaacaaaaacgCTAACAGAATGGTTAATGGTAATCAGAACCAAATTCATGGGCATTTTGTTGAACGGTTACTTGGCAGGCAAAAGATCATGTTTTTGAGACATTAGGTTAATAGATCAAATAGATGTCGTAAAATATCAACAATTCCACACCTGGATCTGCAGCATCTGGATCCTGTTTGAAACCTAGGCAACAGAATTCCAAGGAGAAAAAAGTGCAGATGGGTTCACAAGGAGTGTCAGGAGGGATGGGAAGATGCAGCCTGCTCATCATGCAGGAAAAGGTGAGAGTTCCCCTTAGAAGGCACTATTAAGTGATATAAATGGGACCTCAAAAATGAGTGACATTAAATCTGGCCAGTGCTGGCTGCAGAATAATATCACTAAAGATGCATCTAAAACGAGTGGGAGGCACGATACCACAGCATCTCGCAGTCGTGGACTGattgccaccccccccacaaaggcaCATTATTAACATGAGGACGTGATGCACTCTCAGGCAGCCCTGTAAACCCAGGTCTGACTCCCACTCACTAGACCTAATAACTGCAATGAGTCACATTTACAAGGGTCAAGCACAACAGTATGACATGAGAGGTGGTGAGTTTCCCATGGAATATGATGTAATGTACCATCACCGTCTTGCTATTAGCCGAGATATTTGATTATATTTGGGTGACTTGTGCTATGTAAGTGATTGGCCTTACACCTAGTTTTCTATTCACACTCGCCCAGGAAGCAAACAGGTGTCCAAGGATTTATGACCAGTGACAGGATTCAGTAACATATTTCAATAATCACCCATACTGGTCATAATTTTATTCTTCTGACATACGTATGAAGTCCATACATACAATTTAAATTCCCCAAGTAGCTTGGATTGCTTCAGCATACCTGAATCTGTCAACGGAATCTGTCACAACATGTGAACTGCTGAAACTGGCAGAAAACACGGCTTAATTTTTACAGTTATACCTAGAAATCTCGAACAGGTATAGAGGAATGATACAAGAAAATCTGCAAAACTGAAACTGTGCTCTATACCTGGCGCTGGATGTGACAGAAATTTAGGTAATTACAGTTGCACCAAGATTcattattttactgtattacaAACTAACCTCAGAAATTTTTTGCAATGATGCACATGGACAGGATAGGATTTTAAGCACTCTTTGGCAGCTTCCTAAAAACACTGTTTTCTAAGAGGCAGAAACAGGGATTTTACAACATTAGGGCTCAGGAGTTCTGCATGGTCCAAACGTGTCATTTCAGTGTCCTCACCACTTTCTCTGTAAACACGAATACTGCACAGATGGTTAAAAACAGAAGAGAAAGAAGATCAATACAAAGTTGCACTCTGGTTCTTCAGAGCCTCTAATTACAGGTCAAGCTAACGCCTGTCCTAATGGTGGGTTTGTCCTTTATCCTGCAAACCTCCTGATTATCATGCCTGAGCATCAGTCAGACAAGAAAACAGGTACTTAGTGAATTACAACTGAATGTGCCGCTTTGCATACAAAGTTAGCCAAAGCCTCTGGAAAGAAAGATGATTCAACACTGGAGCATTCTTACAAATatgaagatgaaaaaagaaaatatataaagcaaaatatatttatacatacatgcatatttAAATACAGCTGCATTTATGGAGGTAGATAGCAAGATTTTAGAGGTAAAAAGGCAGCTAAACAATTTTGTGCTTAGGGAAGATGCAGGTTACATAATGTTTGTGGCAGTACATAcagcaccagtcaaaagtttggacatacCTACTGTCATTTGTTTGTCAATAagacaatgaccccaaacacCCCTCCAGGCTTGTGTTAGAGCTGTTTGGCAAAGAAGGACCAAAACCCAACACAGCTGGCTTGAGATGAGCTGGACCAGAGAGCGAAGGGAAAGAATCCAACaagtgctcagcatatgtgggaaTTCCTTCAGGGCTGTTGGAAGAACATCCCAGgtggccacctcatgaaactagCCGAGACATCGCCAAGGGCGTGCTCTCAAGGCAACTGGGGGCTGCTTTGAAGAATCTAGAACATTAGATTTTAGTTTGACTCGCTCAACACTTCTTTTGTTCACTGGATAATTCCATACATGTTATTTCATAGTTTTGATctaaaatcaataaaatgttaCAGGTAAAGCAAAGCCCTCCTAAGAGTAGGTGTGTCCAGCCCTGACTGGTAAGGATGCTTTTGTGATACAGCATAGACATGTAGGCCTACAGGAAGCACAGCGCTTGGCCGCGTCGTGCCGCAGTGCCCGTGGCTGAAGCTGGCAGGATTCGCTTCCCCCTGACTTCCATCCCAGGCGTCACACGAAGAGCATGGAGTGCTGAGGGCAGGGACAGCCCCACGGGGAGGCCACTCGCACCCAGGAGCCATGGCAGCCTGGAACGGTCACTGCCATCCAGAAGGTTCTGCAAGGTGCCACATTCACATTCAGAGCTTGTCTGATATTAGTCACTTAGGTAGGATACTATTGCATCCTtcagaataaaacattttataagaTTGTTGCCTTTTCGATACAAATTTATTTCCTATCTAAGTGCTTTCAATGTACAAAGGGTACAAAGAGCGGAATCCAGAAGCTTTTTGGCTCCAAGCTCTGAAGTTCCTTCCTGTCCATCTCTACTTACCAAGCAATTCTACAGTTAAGACATACAGTGAAGGAAAGTAACACTTTCTTATGTAGAGATGTATACAGAACATAtaggcaggggcggattaacgcacaggctagatatggcttaagcctaggggccccacgtgtgccagcctgcaagggggcccccattggcgcggaggcaGGCGGGGTTgaagggcccacagactactgtagcctaggggcctctgtacaccttaatccatCCCTGCATATAGGTAcactataatattataatattcaTGTTTTTCCTGTTTGGCAGCTCATCTGTAGCTCTGTCAGCAGAGGAAGCCTATGGCTGCCTCACTGAGGCAAATGTTTCACCTTGTGGCCTCCAGACCGTCGCCCACACAGCGGCCCGTGGAGTCCATGGCGTCGCTCTGGCACTCGGCGCAGACGGAGCGCTCCGTCACCAGCTGGGCCGCCCAGGAGACACGGCGGCAGGCAGCGCTGGCCTGGCTGATACGCAGCCACACGCAGTAGCTGCAGGGCATAGGGCAGTGGGGGCATTGTCACAGGCTGGCCTCTGGTGTCAAGCTGTCACTCAAAGTAGGAGTAGACTCTTGGGTTTGGGAGAATTTTGGAGATTTTGGATACAGGATAATGCTATTAAAATGCTATTTCAATTTTGCTTTCCACACACCAGACAGTTCTGATGAAATAGCTACCTTGACAGTACTGAAAACGAGCATATTAAAATATCAAAGTAAAATTTTGATACATCGTGATACATAGGTAGGGGAAAAGAATGAGCATGACAGCAGCATATAAATCACACCGACAGAGACATGATAAGTCACCACAACGACAGTCAAAACAGAGACCTTATCACACAGAAGCACTGTTCCAAATGATCGGCTTGTTTCTCAGCAGACTCGAAAATGGTGAAATGTAATACATTCCATGCAGTTTTCTTGCAGGACTGCAACAGACATCACTCTTTTTTGTTTGACTTTTGTGTTCAGACCATTCAGATGAAGTAGATGTTGTCTGTACACTTGAAGTTGGAGATGCAGATAAACAGACATGTTAAACTACGCAAAAGCTCATCACCCAAACAACCTCTCACCCACAGCGTGCTTCTTCTCAAGGGTAAAAGAACtgcaaacatttacatttatataatttcaaCAATTTCTTATAATAAAGTGGTGGCTTTTGGATAGCACAGAAATACGAATATGAATTAAAAAGAAGCATATTTAGCTATACTTGAAAGACCTGAATTAGGTCATTGGTGAGGTCTACGTTTTTATTGTTCCTGTGCCTGAGCCAAACCAATCAGACATGCTCTGTGCACAAGATCATATGGCAGATTTTTTAAGCACAGAGAAATTAACTACAATATGAGAATTTATCAACGCATTTAGATTTTGGCAGAATGGTTCAGTGGGTTGACCCAAATTCCATTAAGTAGAGCCAAAACACACTTTAGTACACTGGGACTAATGTGAAACCTCCACATATACACTCCATATAAAATCAAGTTATAATGTGACTTCCTGTCTGCATAAGCATACAGAGGTCAGTGGAGGACTGGTGTCTGGTCTCTTTCAGCCAGGATGCTGGGTAAGCATAAAAAGAACGGCCCACTGAATTATTTAGTGAACCATGGAAACAACGCAAGCAGGAGAACAAGAGAATTACTAGGATGAAATTAACCATGGTTTTTCAAGATGGGCACAGGTTTAATCTGTAACTGAGACTGGcctcccattcagggtgtccccagccaaGGTCCCCAAAGCCTGTCATGAATCAGCAGCCGCAAGCTGGAAAGGCTTGGGTCTGACCCCAGAGGTCTGTCACCTGTGTTAGCTGTTGATGTGACCATTGGGTCCCCCCTACAATAAGCACTGAGTTGTGACACTGGGGGGATTGCGGCCAATTGGCAAATAGGAGAAAGTAATATTTATGTACATATCATTTATGTAATCTGAAAGGTATAGACATCAGCCATAGGTACATTTATGGTGTAGTTAGTTTTTGCCAAATGTTTAAAGATCTTTTTGTTCTggtataaataaatgtgaatgaatggaataataGGATTCCTCTTTGTGTTTTTGGGAATGCAGAGACAGCGGCTACAAACGAAGACTGACTGTACCAGACAGACTGCACCAAAGCTATAAGGAGAGGTAGGATGTGCACATGAAGATGGGGAGGTTTTATCAGACATGCTCATGGTGGGAGAGGCAGGGCTGAAGGTAGGCAGCTGTTAGACACAGCCTACTGCGGCCTGCAGTGCAGGGCTCTATAAAAACCCACAGCCTACTGCGGCCTGCAGTGCGGGGCTCTATAAAAACCCACAGCCTACTGCGGCCTGCAGTGCGGGGCTCTATGAAAACCCACAACCTACTGCGGCCTGCAGTGCGGGGCTCTATGAAAACCCACAGCCTACTGCAGCCTGCAGTGCAGGGCTCTATGAAAACCCACAGCCTACTGCGGCCTGCAGTGCGGGGCTCTATGAAAACCCACAGCCTACTGCGGCCTGCAGTGCAGGGCTCTATGAAAACCCACAGCCTA from Paramormyrops kingsleyae isolate MSU_618 unplaced genomic scaffold, PKINGS_0.4 ups203, whole genome shotgun sequence includes:
- the LOC140577568 gene encoding synaptosomal-associated protein 29-like; this translates as MMSAYPKNHNPFADDDEEDNEVQNFGRGRGYEDSTDSHMSEAERRQKYLQQEVMRTAQSAVDSSQRSIGLIYDSEKMGIDTAEELKRQGEILKRTERMVDNMDEDLKTSQRHINTIKSVWGGFVNYFKAKPEPSAAPEQPIAYEPSSKLLDALSQSQGHQDEYRQSHLNMTTSGFGASGISSEESISSQNGYPRNQQLRAIHQQLDDNLDDMSLGLGRLKNLGLGLQTEIEDQDVTLDSLMNKVDRTDSKIRATNQQIKNLK
- the LOC140587385 gene encoding somatomedin-B and thrombospondin type-1 domain-containing protein-like, which produces MERTRQVTVPPRNGGTPCPDLRQRRGCFGKSELCRSSEEVARILPDSFKRNFKDPWRRPHMLMKEVKHSYCVWLRISQASAACRRVSWAAQLVTERSVCAECQSDAMDSTGRCVGDGLEATRTFWMAVTVPGCHGSWVRVASPWGCPCPQHSMLFV